TCATGATAAAGTGTCCGACCAGAAGCACCAGAAGCACAGCGGGGAGGAAGAATACGTGCAGGGCAAAGAATCGGGTTAGTGTCTGTGCACCAACAATCGTACCGCCTTGCAGGAATTCTTTAATAATCGGTCCCAGCCAAGGAACCGTATTGGCAATCTCCAGTGTTACTTTTGTTGCAAAATAGGCTTTGTTATCCCATGGCAACAAGTACCCTGTCAGCCCCAGGCCCAACATGACGAAAAAGATCAGCATGCCGACAACCCAGTTCATTTCACGCGGTGCCTTGTAAGAGCCTGTAAAGAACACACGCATCGTATGTAAGAACATCATTACGATAACCAGACTGGCTCCCCAGTGGTGCATGCCGCGAACAATTTGGCCAAAAGCTACTTTGGTCTGCAGGTACTCCACACTTGCGTAGGCATTGATAATATCAGGTACATAATACATGGTCAGGAACATGCCTGACAGAATCTGAATAACAGTAATAAAGAACGTCAATCCACCAAAGCAGTACACGAATGCGGAAAAGTGATGAGCCGGATTTACATGCTCTGGAACTTCATGATCCGCAACGTCCCGCCAGATTGGCGTGATGTCAAGACGCTCGTCAATCCAGTCATAGACATTTTTAAACATCTGCGTTCACGCCTCCTAATTCACTCGGGTGTTCGGAACAATGTCGCCCAGATATACCCAACCCTGCTCTTCCTTGACTACGTACTCATCCAGCGGTTTGGGGGCTACGGCAAGATTCTTCCCTTCCTTGTCATAGTGCGCGCCATGGCAGGGGCAATGATACTCGTCAGGGTACTGCTTGTCACTATTCCAGCCTACTGTACATCCCAGATGTTTACAGATAGGTGAGAGTGCATAAATTTTACCCTGCTCGTCTTTGCGAATCCACGCCACTAACGATGCATTACTCAGATACCAACCATCCTGTTGTTTAAGTTCAAAGGTGAATTCTTGAGGCTCATTCGTAATTTTGCTGATTTCAGCTACTTTGACAGAGGTGCCTTCTCCCTTATGTTGCAAAATCGGGTCCACCGCAAAACGGACCATAGGAAGGATTGCACCGGCGGCCATGTAGGCTGTAGCTCCACCAAGCGTGTACGTCAAAAACTGCCTGCGTGACATCTCCATGCGGCTTGGCAATTTCAATGAAGCTTCGTGGTCATGCTCACTGCTCATACTGTCTCCAACCCCCTTTTTCAGCCAACTCTCTCAAACGTTTTCATTTTCATAAATTCCACGACTTACTAGAACATACATAATCATATAGTAGCCCTAGAACACCGTCAAGAATTTGTCACACATTTTTAAGGTTCAATTGTAAGCGTTATTAAAAAATTGTTGTAAAATTGTCACATTTGTCGCTAAAAACTATTTTTTCCACAACTCGCGTATCTTTTCCCCTACAAATCTCGCAATCCCTTCTTCTCCAACCTCATGAGTTAAGACGGGCCGACTCAAAATCAGATCAGCAGCTGGAATTTCTACGCCATCCAAATGACCATCTGATGACATAATAACCACATATTTGAATCCCGAGGATTTAAGCTGTGCGGACAAGGAATTTAATGTCATTGACAATTCCGAA
This Paenibacillus xylanexedens DNA region includes the following protein-coding sequences:
- the qcrB gene encoding menaquinol-cytochrome c reductase cytochrome b subunit, yielding MFKNVYDWIDERLDITPIWRDVADHEVPEHVNPAHHFSAFVYCFGGLTFFITVIQILSGMFLTMYYVPDIINAYASVEYLQTKVAFGQIVRGMHHWGASLVIVMMFLHTMRVFFTGSYKAPREMNWVVGMLIFFVMLGLGLTGYLLPWDNKAYFATKVTLEIANTVPWLGPIIKEFLQGGTIVGAQTLTRFFALHVFFLPAVLLVLLVGHFIMIRRQGISGPL
- a CDS encoding ubiquinol-cytochrome c reductase iron-sulfur subunit → MSSEHDHEASLKLPSRMEMSRRQFLTYTLGGATAYMAAGAILPMVRFAVDPILQHKGEGTSVKVAEISKITNEPQEFTFELKQQDGWYLSNASLVAWIRKDEQGKIYALSPICKHLGCTVGWNSDKQYPDEYHCPCHGAHYDKEGKNLAVAPKPLDEYVVKEEQGWVYLGDIVPNTRVN
- a CDS encoding DUF2487 family protein, whose product is MKFSEMTQDSWAELQLYLDTCLIPYTALSGEQSPVEATEALERLRDFLDLVEIPFKGRIMTYPAYHYANSELSMTLNSLSAQLKSSGFKYVVIMSSDGHLDGVEIPAADLILSRPVLTHEVGEEGIARFVGEKIRELWKK